One genomic segment of Pandoraea sputorum includes these proteins:
- a CDS encoding DUF6622 family protein: MSFAFLSHVPVWVWGLLAALIALGLSATRPRQKTVWQALFMPLAMTGFSIFGVVSTFATNVPALIAWCCAVVIAVALRAALGGWGKVRWDPEMRRVHLPGSWLPLVWMLSIFAAKFAVAVAVAIHPALLTHGGFAAWVCLTYGAFSGIFLGRMLAIGRAVLHGGNAGHGGRGGMPDSPSMTS; this comes from the coding sequence ATGTCGTTCGCCTTCCTCTCGCATGTTCCCGTCTGGGTCTGGGGACTCCTTGCCGCGCTTATCGCGCTGGGCTTGTCGGCAACGCGGCCACGTCAAAAGACGGTCTGGCAGGCGCTGTTCATGCCGCTCGCCATGACGGGTTTCTCGATTTTCGGCGTCGTCAGCACCTTCGCGACGAACGTTCCTGCGCTGATCGCGTGGTGCTGCGCCGTGGTCATCGCCGTCGCGCTGCGGGCCGCGCTGGGAGGGTGGGGCAAGGTTCGCTGGGACCCGGAGATGCGTCGCGTGCACTTGCCGGGTAGCTGGCTGCCGCTTGTGTGGATGCTCTCGATTTTTGCGGCGAAGTTCGCGGTGGCCGTTGCGGTGGCGATTCACCCTGCGCTGTTGACGCACGGCGGTTTCGCGGCGTGGGTCTGTCTGACGTATGGCGCGTTCAGTGGCATCTTCCTCGGGCGCATGCTCGCCATCGGTCGCGCGGTGCTCCATGGTGGCAATGCTGGCCATGGCGGCCGTGGCGGCATGCCGGACTCGCCATCGATGACCTCCTGA
- a CDS encoding c-type cytochrome, which produces MTALACRPALSLSFTARLRGGLFALTLAAVTAPAIAAGDIEAGKALFASRCASCHSVGPMAASGFGPQLNGLATRRAGSLADFDYSKEMKQSGLVWDDKTLAAFIANPGKTVPGTKMRFWGIGNERKVADLIAYLRTFK; this is translated from the coding sequence ATGACCGCGCTCGCTTGCCGCCCCGCTCTATCGCTCTCGTTCACCGCACGCCTGCGCGGCGGTCTCTTCGCGCTGACGCTGGCCGCCGTCACGGCGCCCGCCATCGCGGCGGGCGATATCGAAGCGGGCAAGGCGCTGTTCGCTTCGCGTTGCGCGTCATGTCATTCGGTCGGTCCGATGGCCGCCTCAGGCTTCGGCCCGCAACTCAACGGGCTGGCGACGCGTCGCGCGGGCAGTCTGGCAGACTTCGATTACTCGAAGGAGATGAAGCAATCCGGCCTCGTGTGGGACGACAAGACGCTCGCCGCCTTCATCGCCAATCCCGGCAAAACTGTGCCGGGCACCAAGATGCGCTTCTGGGGCATCGGTAACGAACGCAAGGTCGCCGACCTGATTGCATACCTCCGCACGTTCAAATGA